The window AACAACTTTGCATCTTGAAAAGATAACAAAATAgatttcaaataaaatatatatatccgAATCGCCCCATCTATCCTCCTGAGGAGGAGTTTGGTTTCAAACCCCGATTCGAACAGGAGGAGTACGCCataactttcttttaaaaatttaggtcTATGTTTGAGTTACCCTTGCTTAAGCCTATTCAACACAACTCGCTAGTGAGGTTGGTATAATCCGAACAAAATTGAAATCCGAACTACCGAATTTAAGAGGATtattaaaataagaaaagaaacattAAACATTATTCAATCTCACAACTCACATGTGATTAAATATACCCAGCTGTTCCTCTCTGAATTACAGTTACAACAGCTATTATTAGCTGTCACATCTACATTATGATCTTGTCATATTATCATTTATGCGTACGTCGGAGTCAGAATTTCAAATTTATAAGTTCGGAATTCGAATTGTTTTAAGCTACTGAGTtcgaaattaataatttatatatatttaataaactttttaagacaaatacaggATTCGAAACAAAGCTATTGGGTTCAGCCAAATCCGCTCCCGAGTCTGGCTCTGCCCCTGCTAGTGGTACATACATCTTTAATTTCTCCATCCAATTGTATCtccatattttcttttcttcttatttaAGCTAAGTAATATCGAAATCCACAATTCCCTAAACTAAGATTAATTTCCTCCAACTTGTATAAGCTTCTGTCATCTTCCTAATTGggttttattttcttttactaGATGAAAGCTCCAACAAAACCAGTTTGTCACCATTTTTTCAAACCGTCATCTCTTAATTTTCATTTCAACTTTCTCAAGTATGAAGAAAATGCTTCACTCTATACACTCATTTCTTATTTTTCTACTTCACAATCATACAACTCCGAAACAAAGAATTTCGTTAAGGAGTTGAATGGTGATATTTCTTCATATCCAAACTTACTCCGAAAGAAAAAATCTCAGTTTACTAACTTTCTTGGTTCATCTAACGACAATTACTTAAATACGTTCGTATCACCAGAAAAGCCAACGGGTCATAATGCGAATACCATCAACAATATTTCAATGCAATGTGATTTGATTGCTAAACCAAATAGTTTATTGTTGTTTATGCATCATTCGCCTGTGAAAAATGCAATGTGGGAAGCGAGATCGAGTATTTTTGGAAGGCCATCAATATTTGCAGTTGCTCACTCTCCTCAAAATGATTTGATTGCTAAAACACCGTTGAGGAATAGGACTAGTGTTTTATTCAAATTTTCTTCTGATTATGAACTTCGGGAACGATATAGAAATCCCAGGAATGAGATTAGAATTGGAAAGTTGGTAGAAGACTTGGATGCTTTGGCCGCAACCATATCCTATAAGGTATAGTTTATATGCTTCTTATAATCATTTTTATATGGGCGTTTGTTTAATTACTAAATGCATAGTTTAACGCGTATTTTGAACTTGTGATACtaaatatttcatgatatttCAATGTCAGTAAAAACATATTTTATCTATTTCAGTTTCCGTGAACCTATTATTCTTTGGGAGTCAAAcaaacaaggttttatttgatcaCATTTTAAGCAAATACTCAttaatattttgaattattagTTGTAGTGACTTATAACGCTTTTTATCTAAtttctaaatatgtaaattttattttaataatatgaAAATTCTATGCCTAAATTCAtacaaaaaaattaatcaatttgACCCTCGAAGGTTCACATAAATAGACAGGGTTAGAGTATTAACTTATCATATTAAATGATAATTTTAGGTAGTTAGAGTATACTTACCTCATCCTTGACCATATTCCTGTTAATTTTCTTTAATGCATTAGGAAATTAAAATCCCTGTTTCTGAAGTATCATACTCATGATATTCTGTCTCTTTTTTGCAAAACAGCATTGTTCCTCTAATGATGGAACAGCTAGGTCCATAAAACTGGTGACTGCATCTATGGAGAAGATGATTCTGAAAAAAACTATTCGTATTGACACTGATCTCACTATAGAAGGGTCTGTTATATGGGTTGGATGTTCATCTTTAGAAATTCAACTTGAAGTGAAGCAATCTACTCCAGGTAATTACTAGCTTGCGATACGTTTTCTCAACGTGTGAGCCTGATTCTTTTTCATGCACTAAGGATGTGATAAATTTATTTAGTATATAATTTGTAACGGTGTGACTCGAATTCAGTATCTCTGTCTATTCTGGTACCATGTTGAATTGTATGATCATTTTGCAGAAGCATACAATACCACAGAGTCAGTAGCTCTTACAGCAAACTTCACATTTGTGGCCAGAGATTCTATGTCCGGAAAATCAACTCGAATCAACGCGATTTTACCTGAAACTGAAAAAGAAAAGCTTCTTTGGAAAGAAGCAGAGGAAAGAAACAAAAtgagaaaggaaaaaagagaacAGAAAAAGGACACAAATGGAGACAATGTAAATAGGCTGATAAATAGATTGTTGGCTGAAGCTTTGTTAGATAGAGACAGCATTCTAATAAAGGAAACTTGTCTTCAAAATTCTTTGGTTTGCCAACCTGAGCAAAGAAACATGCATGGTCAAATATTTGGAGGTTTCCTAATGAGGAAAGCTTTTGAATTGGCTTATGCAACAGCTTATTCATTTGCTGGCAGTATACCTTGCTTTGTGGAAGTTGACTATGTTGATTTCTTGAAACCTGTAAGTGCATAAATTATTACTTTAAGTATTTGTTTACGACCCACTCAGACCCCACCATATGAGATTATACTGGATTTGTAGGATacgaatatataaataaaatgcTTAAGTCTGAAATTTGCTGATGCAGGTAGATGTTGGAGATTTCCTCCAGCTCAAATCATGTGTTCTGTATACAGAACTAGAAAACATGTCGCGGCCTCTGATTAATGTGGAAGTTGTAGCTCATGTTACACATCCCAAACATATTTCCAGTGAGGTGAGCATATATCCTGTACTATAGATATTACTAAaaaaggcagcccggtgcactaagctcccgccaTACGCGGGGTTCAGGGAAGGGCCGGACTACAAAGGTCTATTGTATGCGGCCATATCGGCATATCCTGCATTTTTAATGTAGATATTACTGATATGCAGAATTTACTCTTTAATACTCCTTCTGTTTCATTTTATGTGGCAAGATTCAGCTAATTAGTTTGTTATTGCTCTGCTTTTTTAACAGGTTTCGAATAATTTCTACTTCACCTTCACTGTCAGCTCTGATTCACTAAGAAATGGTTTAAAAATTAGGAATGTTGTTCCTGGTACAGAGGAGGAAGCGTGGCGTGTGATCGAACATATTGATGTTTTGAGAAATAACAGAAACAATCAGAAGAGATTGAAGGAATGAGTGTAAACAACTGTTTTCTGATTGTTTTTCTCTAACGAGGAATCGAAATAGAATCAACTTGAATCCGGGACCATGCGTAATAGATTTTATAGACATACTTTACAATACGATGTACATTTATTCGTTTTGGGACATTGGTACATTGTGTACACACAAAAATCCAAGTGAATATCTAACACTCTCTTATATTGTGGATTCAGATTCACAATATAAATACTCACATACATGTGCAGCCTAAAGGTGTCAATGTGCCGGGCCCGAATATTCGAAAACCATGTTAAAATGTCAAATGATTGaacaatttaaatttaatagcttgtttggatggttgttacctattgtatcgtatcgtatttttactttaaatataatgtttgttttgattgttacttaaatttttcCGTATCGTTAAATCTATTGTTACGTAATGAtaaaaagtgtcactttatgtaaTGACCGATTTGGTATGTTCGCGCCGTTACCTtacttttttctctcatcttgccattttttattattaaataattttattttatactttatcccccctttttatataataatttaacCCCGTACGTTACTTTTCTTTGGCAATATTTCATGTTTATTCTTCGTCTTGCTTGTATGTAACATTATGAAATAACAaaaaacgatacaatctatccaaacattatatacatcaaaacaatacagtacaatacaatacgatacaaccATCCAATTAAGCTGTAAATTTGTAGCCAATCTTTTATATGTCTAGTCTTGAAAAACAAATTGTGCACCTTAATTTGGTAAAGGAACCCTTTTGCATTTCTTTGTACTGGCCAAGTTGCAATATCCAGATCTATTTGCTGGATCTAGATCCAATCCATTTgctgtccccccccccccccccccccctcattTTTTTAAACTAGCCGTTAATCCTTTACTTAACGGTCTGATTGTCAAATACTAGTATATAATCctcaaaacttcaaattttctGCATTACATTCTTCATACAAATTTTTAGATTCTTCTTATACAGATCACAAATCCAAACCAATGGGTCTATCAATCACCACTTCAGATTTTAAAGAAACTGAATTTCACTCTGATCATCATAGAAATCACAAAATATTCCTCTTTACAAATTATATTCTCTTAGGAGCAGCGTCTACTTGCGtcttcctcactctctccctTCGGTTAATCCCGTCCCTCTACGGTGGTCTTTTTATCCTCCTCCACGTGCTAACAATCGCCAGTGCAGCATTTAGCTGCACAGCGATTGTTGCCTCTGCAGATTCTAACAAGTGGTACGGTGTCCACATGGTTGCTACAGTTTTAACGGCTATATTTCAAGGCTCTGCTTCGGTCCTTATATTTACAAGGACTTCGGATTTATTAGAAAATTTTAATTCTTATGTTAGAGTAGAAGATGGTGCAACGATCTTGAAATTGGCTGGTGGATTATGCATTTTGATATTTTGCTTGGAATGGGTTGTTTTGCTTTTGGCATTTGTCTTAAGGTACAATGCTTTTGTGGAAGGGAATGGGGGAGTAGTTGAAGTGAGTTCAAAATTCAACAGCAATTCTAAAGTTGAAGATGAGGACTTGAAACATTGGCCTTGTCCATTCCAAGTCTAAATTCAATTACTTATTATACACCAATTGAATTTAGGCATAATAGATAAACATATCCTCAAACTTGGCCTCAGCTGGCAAGTATACCCTCTAATTTTGGGTGAGCACTAATAGGCACCTCAATTTGTCTCAAGTTTGTCACTTGAACACCTCAATTTACAAAATAATCATCTAGATACCTTCAAAATTTATGTGCTACATCGGTGCCACGTCACCACTTATATTTACGTGTTCAACTTTATACAAGTTTAGGTGTCTACCCTTGCACACCTAAAGTTGGAGCCATATTTATCAGGGCCAAGTTTGAAGGCCTGTTTATTTATTATGTCTTGAATTTATTTATTCTTTACTTATGTTTGAGTTCAATGCTCAAAGTTTATGAGTTTTTATCTAATCACACTTGTTAATATACGGTTAGACTGCTGCCCCAAAGCTTTTTTCAACGACAAAGGTACAGTACAACAATAAAAGTTTATCCGCAATTGGTGTTTACCTTAAACGAATGAGTGCAAGACATATGTCTTTTATAAACGCTCTTTACCATTTAACCAATATGGTTAAGTGATATATATTCTCACTTTAATTTTTAACTACATACTAAGGTTTAGTTGTTAAGTTCTTTTGTAAACAATAAGTGCGGGTAAATATTTAACGCAATACAACGTGAGATGTGGTTTAGGCACACTAATGAAACACAAGGTGAAAATAAAGTTTGGTATATAAGTGGAGAAAGATAGATGATAGAGTTCATTATTTATTGAGTTTCGAGGTTTTAAATAGTAAATTTTTCGattattgaaaaaataaaatttatgatttcggtATTTTTAATCTTATTGGGATTGAATTGCGTGCTTATTATGTATAGAATCAAATTTAATGATAGCCAATTAAAGATTCGATCACTCGGGATAGGTCAGTAGGAAACTAGAAAGTATACAATTCAGAGccgaaaattttgaaaatgtCAGGAGCTCAAAATTGCCTCTCCTGACCATCATTCAGCagttaataaaaaataaaaaaaaactaaagaTTTTCCACATCACGTGATTATAAAGATGACTAGAAGACTTGAAGTAGGAGCATTTAAAAAATAGTTAACTAAATGCATCTATAGTACAAGGATTAGTCATTAATTTACTCTATATATATGGCTAAAGTTCCACTTAATTTTCAGATTATCGAATTTCTGCTTGTGGTATATTCTTAGAAAGAAAACAAAAGGGATTAAATTACATTAAGATCTCTCTTTTTAATGGTTTATGGTactattcttttctttttataatgTTTATGGTATACTTATAATTTATGCTTCTGTTACCAGAACAAGACTTTGACAAAGTAATAGAAATAATACAGCATATGTTCCTTAGCCATCTAAATATGGTAAACTTCGAATGAATTTCCTGGAAATTAATTCGTCTCACCAACCGCAGTACATCAAGCCTAGTCTTGAGAATTTGTGCAGGAAAATGAAGCACGCAAGAAAATATGCCCACTCTTAATATGGTCCTCTAGTTGGAAGATTCAACGATACCACCAGCATTAATTATGAGTGTCAAATCCCTATCTTGCCCATGAATCTTTCCACTCGCACAATTCCTATTCAACCGGAGCTTTGAAGTAACGGTAAAGTTTTTTCTGTGTAACATATTGGTCACGTGTTCGAGCGATAAAAGTAGCCaataatatttatattatgtTAGGTTGTCTACATCATACCTCTTAAGTGCAAGCCTTTTGATTACTTTTAAGTATGATGCACAAAACATTTTTAATTTCTTAGAATTTAACGTGAATATGAAATGATTTGTGCACCATATCACCCTTTAGTTACCTGACCATCAGCTCTAAAGTTTTGTAAACATCAACCCTTACTAAATAGGCCAATTCGCCAATTAGCTCAAGTTTCGGGTCTCCCCCCCACCTccacccacccccaccccacccaaCACGTGTGTGGACCAATTCATGACATATCCCTTAGCTCATGTGAAAAACTCGGATCAATTTGAGCAACCTATATAGCTTAAATTAACTGATAATAAAATGACAGCCAAAACTTCTCGCATGAGGAAGGGCGCACCCCAAGAAGGTGTGATAACAAATTTATTAATACGTTAAAAAGAATTGGGTTTAGTTAATTAGTCATGATAATGGATTTTTTTTGGTTAGTTTGATTTGATAATTAAACAAATTATGAAAGAACAATCAAACAAGTAGAAATTGACATTGAGTTGATTGGGTTAGGTTATGACCTATCGTTTAATTCAAATTGATCCGCCAATCTTGATCCAAGCTAATTTTGTTTAGACTATGATCCAATTGATTTATTAGTTCAACTCATTTTCACATGCCCAAACTTAATCGAATCTGCCCATTTGACACTCCTAACCAGAAAACACATTTCAATCCGTACATTTCATCGCCAGAATTACTATAGTCGAATAGAGTTCTTAatccatgtaacgacccgacttgtcattttaagaatttacgttccgttcagtgacttaaggtcctaAGTAGCTTTGTAATATACATTATGAGTTGCGTGTGTGatcgagtttggtttttggaagattcggaatttaattgaaagaacaattcttgtttttgaagcttaaataaaaagagttgatcggagtttgacttttgagcaaaacgactccggaatagaaatttgatgatgtcaatagcttcgtatggtgatttaggacttaggcgtatgtacggatttggatttgaaagtccgtaggacaattcgatgcattttggcgaaagttgaaaaatagaaaacttttagaaagtttgaccgaggagttgacttttcgatatttgggtcggaatccagttctaaaaatttgtataggtctgttatgttatttatgacttgtgtgtaaaatttgaggtcaatcggactcgatttgataggtttcggcatcgaatgtagaagttgtaatttgttagtttcattaggcttgaattggggtatgatcagtgttttaaaaggcgtgggcgtaagggaaggcattttacatatgcctcaccggggcgtaagccccatatgtatttagtttttaatattttataaaataatataatgacagtaaatatttataaacaggtaaaattacataaatattgaagaaaactatatatatgtgtgcttcatccccacaaaaaactaatcaaaacaatctattatacgttacttacaagcacaagtaatttgagtcaaagaataaagttttctatatggaggaacaaaaaggatgattaacctataatttgaattttgaatttgctgctatgaagacgaatgtagttctctttgtatttgtaaaaaaaattaaatattcgttgcttttgggagatattagcagactagcggacaagataaaaaattgaaaaaaccatgaattaggacttaaatcaataaataaaaaaggtctttacttttaaatttaatacttttgagttcttttttaaaccttttgagtaattaccaaactgacttttgagaatttgggtattatatgaaggactaattcaacaatttttgttttaattttgtggttttagcattgtttgatgtgatttgaggcctcgactaattTCGTAATAtgtttgagacttgttggtatgttcggacagggtcccaaggggctcgagtgagttttgaagtggtttcgaaccatttttaggccatttttaactgctggtttttggctacagcagtgtgcatcgcagatATTTCTGCTGTAGAGGgttaattttggaagcttatacgtaatctgtaaggaatttgaagatgatccaaaaataaaagttgtagccctttgagtatAGTTTCTAGAAAtgtaaaccattcattatttggatatttgtacagaaagttatgatcgattaatCGAAGCCTGGTACTGCAGTTATTTTGCGTGACAGTGTGCATCGCaaaaatttctgctgcacatggctgactttggaagcttatatctcataatctataaggaatttggtgaTGATCCagaaataaaagttgtagctctttgtatctagtttttatAGTTGGAGTTGGGTTCAAAAGGTTATAGTTGATACACTACATACTGTCTAGGAagagtttttggaagagtttggtattttgagcataagcatgtaatgatccaaaggtctatttttagttctagagatcgaaaatCGATTTTGAGACTTCCGGGAGTTTgctaatgaattataggaatgatttgGAATATTTGGTATAATTTCATCAAGTTGCGATTGAGTTTTTAGCACGAAACATGGGTTGattatttaacgagcgaaatttgTATTgaattgagcaaatgagctccaaattgagttttgattaaacgggtaggttcgtattattatttgtgactcataggaataagaatcgtcgaattccgagttcgtatgaaggagttagagcctttttagtgaaacatAAACTCCTGGTGTAAACAGTTCTGGTGCGcgcctttagcgaccagatttggcACTTTTAGCGACAgaaattggacttttagcgaccaaaATAGTGTTTTGATtcggcagaaacttaaggaccaaaaatggtcatttccttcatttcgttttggatttttggagcacggttcttggaggattttga is drawn from Nicotiana tomentosiformis chromosome 12, ASM39032v3, whole genome shotgun sequence and contains these coding sequences:
- the LOC104116770 gene encoding acyl-coenzyme A thioesterase 2, chloroplastic-like, whose amino-acid sequence is MKAPTKPVCHHFFKPSSLNFHFNFLKYEENASLYTLISYFSTSQSYNSETKNFVKELNGDISSYPNLLRKKKSQFTNFLGSSNDNYLNTFVSPEKPTGHNANTINNISMQCDLIAKPNSLLLFMHHSPVKNAMWEARSSIFGRPSIFAVAHSPQNDLIAKTPLRNRTSVLFKFSSDYELRERYRNPRNEIRIGKLVEDLDALAATISYKHCSSNDGTARSIKLVTASMEKMILKKTIRIDTDLTIEGSVIWVGCSSLEIQLEVKQSTPEAYNTTESVALTANFTFVARDSMSGKSTRINAILPETEKEKLLWKEAEERNKMRKEKREQKKDTNGDNVNRLINRLLAEALLDRDSILIKETCLQNSLVCQPEQRNMHGQIFGGFLMRKAFELAYATAYSFAGSIPCFVEVDYVDFLKPVDVGDFLQLKSCVLYTELENMSRPLINVEVVAHVTHPKHISSEVSNNFYFTFTVSSDSLRNGLKIRNVVPGTEEEAWRVIEHIDVLRNNRNNQKRLKE
- the LOC104103597 gene encoding uncharacterized protein, with the protein product MGLSITTSDFKETEFHSDHHRNHKIFLFTNYILLGAASTCVFLTLSLRLIPSLYGGLFILLHVLTIASAAFSCTAIVASADSNKWYGVHMVATVLTAIFQGSASVLIFTRTSDLLENFNSYVRVEDGATILKLAGGLCILIFCLEWVVLLLAFVLRYNAFVEGNGGVVEVSSKFNSNSKVEDEDLKHWPCPFQV